One window of the Nothobranchius furzeri strain GRZ-AD chromosome 3, NfurGRZ-RIMD1, whole genome shotgun sequence genome contains the following:
- the slc6a14 gene encoding sodium- and chloride-dependent neutral and basic amino acid transporter B(0+) isoform X2: protein MRKYAWDSFTDLIFRNPAVVEQDPHVGDENAERGNWSRKRDYILSMIGYAVGLGNIWRFPYLAYKNGGGAFLIPYFTMLVVAGIPLFFLESAFGQFCSQGPINVWRAVPLLQGVGVGMVMVTLIVSIYYNVIIAYSLYYMFASMQFPLPWSSCLSWADGNCSDTPMAYCNVSGVVMANWTQDNNTCPSSNIVIVPVQSPSEQYWDHVALQRSSGLDETGPVVWHLALCLLLSSILVAGALIKGIKSSGKVVYFTATFPYLVILILLIRGVTLEGAKDGIEFYIGTQSNLTKLTEAQVWKDAATQTFYSLSIGWGGLMTLASYNNFHNNVFKDSFVVTLTNAGTSVLAGFAIFSILGHMAHVYKMPVGEVVKEGFGLAFIAYPGALSKLPISPLWSILFFFMLLTVGLDSQFAGIEVLTTCLLDAFPKTFKTKRALLTITTGSILYLLGLPCVTRAGIYWVTLIDQFVASWVLLFLVLLEIIGVSYIYGGNRFIKDIEMMLGNKSSMFWLWWRACWFFISPCIILVILGWSMATFVPPTYEKLIKVKGNPWKRLKSLCSPSEDWHPYLDLHRGQRYSQERCHRKKNHKNLLEVDINVVSSSWL, encoded by the exons ATGAGGAAATACGCCTGGGACAGCTTCACAGATTTAATCTTTAGGAACCCTGCAGTTGTTGAACAG GACCCACATGTTGGAGATGAAAATGCTGAGCGTGGAAACTGGTCCAGAAAGAGGGACTACATCCTCTCTATGATCGGATACGCTGTTGGGCTGGGAAACATCTGGAGGTTTCCTTATTTGGCCTACAAGAATGGAGGAG GTGCCTTCCTCATCCCCTACTTCACCATGCTGGTGGTGGCTGGAATCCCTCTTTTCTTCCTTGAAAGTGCCTTTGGGCAGTTCTGCAGCCAAGGTCCAATCAACGTCTGGAGAGCGGTGCCGCTGCTGCAGG GTGTTGGTGTTGGTATGGTTATGGTGACTCTAATAGTGTCTATCTATTATAACGTCATCATAGCCTACAGCCTGTATTACATGTTTGCCTCCATGCAGTTCCCTCTGCCCTGGTCCAGTTGCCTCAGCTGGGCTGACGGCAACTGCAGTGACACACCTATGG CATATTGTAACGTGAGTGGTGTTGTGATGGCCAACTGGACTCAGGATAACAATACCTGCCCTTCGTCAAACATCGTTATTGTGCCGGTGCAGAGCCCGAGTGAGCAGTACTGGGA TCATGTAGCTCTGCAGAGATCCAGCGGTCTGGATGAAACAGGACCAGTAGTTTGGCACCTGGCTCTCTGTCTCTTGTTGAGCTCCATCCTTGTTGCAGGAGCGTTGATCAAAGGGATCAAGTCATCAGGAAAA GTGGTGTACTTCACAGCCACATTTCCTTATCTGGTGATTTTGATCCTGCTGATCCGAGGTGTGACACTAGAGGGCGCTAAAGATGGGATCGAGTTCTACATTGGCACCCAGTCCAATCTGACAAAGCTGACTGAGGCTCAG GTGTGGAAAGACGCTGCCACTCAGACCTTCTATTCTCTCTCTATTGGCTGGGGCGGACTCATGACTCTGGCTTCTTATAACAACTTTCACAACAACGTGTTCAAGGACTCATTTGTTGTAACACTTACTAATGCCG GAACCAGTGTGCTAGCAGGCTTTGCCATATTTTCAATATTGGGTCACATGGCTCATGTGTACAAAATGCCTGTTGGAGAAGTTGTAAAAGAAG GGTTTGGCCTGGCCTTCATCGCCTATCCAGGAGCTCTGTCCAAGCTTCCTATTTCCCCGCTCTGGTCCATCCTGTTCTTCTTCATGCTGCTGACTGTCGGTCTGGACTCCCAGTTTGCAGGAATAG AGGTTTTAACCACATGCCTGCTTGATGCATTCCCTAAAACCTTCAAAACCAAACGAGCCTTGCTGACGATAACAACAGGCTCCATTCTTTACCTCCTGGGCCTGCCGTGTGTCACTAGG GCAGGGATATACTGGGTGACTCTTATCGATCAGTTCGTTGCCAGCTGGGTGCTGCTATTTCTGGTCCTCTTGGAGATCATAGGTGTCTCCTACATATACG GAGGAAACCGTTTTATTAAAGACATTGAGATGATGCTTGGAAACAAGTCTTCTATGTTCTGGTTGTGGTGgagagcttgttggttctttatcAGCCCTTGCATCATACTG GTGATCTTGGGATGGTCTATGGCAACCTTTGTCCCCCCCACCTATGAAAAG CTGATAAAAGTAAAGGGAAACCCCTGGAAG CGTCTGAAGTCACTCTGCTCTCCATCTGAAGACTGGCATCCTTACCTGGACCTCCATCGAGGGCAGCGCTACTCACAGGAACGCTGCCACCGTAAGAAGAACCATAAAAATCTCCTAGAGGTTGATATAAATGTGGTCTCTAGTTCATGGCTCTGA
- the slc6a14 gene encoding sodium- and chloride-dependent neutral and basic amino acid transporter B(0+) isoform X1 encodes MRKYAWDSFTDLIFRNPAVVEQDPHVGDENAERGNWSRKRDYILSMIGYAVGLGNIWRFPYLAYKNGGGAFLIPYFTMLVVAGIPLFFLESAFGQFCSQGPINVWRAVPLLQGVGVGMVMVTLIVSIYYNVIIAYSLYYMFASMQFPLPWSSCLSWADGNCSDTPMAYCNVSGVVMANWTQDNNTCPSSNIVIVPVQSPSEQYWDHVALQRSSGLDETGPVVWHLALCLLLSSILVAGALIKGIKSSGKVVYFTATFPYLVILILLIRGVTLEGAKDGIEFYIGTQSNLTKLTEAQVWKDAATQTFYSLSIGWGGLMTLASYNNFHNNVFKDSFVVTLTNAGTSVLAGFAIFSILGHMAHVYKMPVGEVVKEGFGLAFIAYPGALSKLPISPLWSILFFFMLLTVGLDSQFAGIEVLTTCLLDAFPKTFKTKRALLTITTGSILYLLGLPCVTRAGIYWVTLIDQFVASWVLLFLVLLEIIGVSYIYGGNRFIKDIEMMLGNKSSMFWLWWRACWFFISPCIILVILGWSMATFVPPTYEKVEYPDWGLALGWCMVTFVLIWIPVIAVYQLIKVKGNPWKRLKSLCSPSEDWHPYLDLHRGQRYSQERCHRKKNHKNLLEVDINVVSSSWL; translated from the exons ATGAGGAAATACGCCTGGGACAGCTTCACAGATTTAATCTTTAGGAACCCTGCAGTTGTTGAACAG GACCCACATGTTGGAGATGAAAATGCTGAGCGTGGAAACTGGTCCAGAAAGAGGGACTACATCCTCTCTATGATCGGATACGCTGTTGGGCTGGGAAACATCTGGAGGTTTCCTTATTTGGCCTACAAGAATGGAGGAG GTGCCTTCCTCATCCCCTACTTCACCATGCTGGTGGTGGCTGGAATCCCTCTTTTCTTCCTTGAAAGTGCCTTTGGGCAGTTCTGCAGCCAAGGTCCAATCAACGTCTGGAGAGCGGTGCCGCTGCTGCAGG GTGTTGGTGTTGGTATGGTTATGGTGACTCTAATAGTGTCTATCTATTATAACGTCATCATAGCCTACAGCCTGTATTACATGTTTGCCTCCATGCAGTTCCCTCTGCCCTGGTCCAGTTGCCTCAGCTGGGCTGACGGCAACTGCAGTGACACACCTATGG CATATTGTAACGTGAGTGGTGTTGTGATGGCCAACTGGACTCAGGATAACAATACCTGCCCTTCGTCAAACATCGTTATTGTGCCGGTGCAGAGCCCGAGTGAGCAGTACTGGGA TCATGTAGCTCTGCAGAGATCCAGCGGTCTGGATGAAACAGGACCAGTAGTTTGGCACCTGGCTCTCTGTCTCTTGTTGAGCTCCATCCTTGTTGCAGGAGCGTTGATCAAAGGGATCAAGTCATCAGGAAAA GTGGTGTACTTCACAGCCACATTTCCTTATCTGGTGATTTTGATCCTGCTGATCCGAGGTGTGACACTAGAGGGCGCTAAAGATGGGATCGAGTTCTACATTGGCACCCAGTCCAATCTGACAAAGCTGACTGAGGCTCAG GTGTGGAAAGACGCTGCCACTCAGACCTTCTATTCTCTCTCTATTGGCTGGGGCGGACTCATGACTCTGGCTTCTTATAACAACTTTCACAACAACGTGTTCAAGGACTCATTTGTTGTAACACTTACTAATGCCG GAACCAGTGTGCTAGCAGGCTTTGCCATATTTTCAATATTGGGTCACATGGCTCATGTGTACAAAATGCCTGTTGGAGAAGTTGTAAAAGAAG GGTTTGGCCTGGCCTTCATCGCCTATCCAGGAGCTCTGTCCAAGCTTCCTATTTCCCCGCTCTGGTCCATCCTGTTCTTCTTCATGCTGCTGACTGTCGGTCTGGACTCCCAGTTTGCAGGAATAG AGGTTTTAACCACATGCCTGCTTGATGCATTCCCTAAAACCTTCAAAACCAAACGAGCCTTGCTGACGATAACAACAGGCTCCATTCTTTACCTCCTGGGCCTGCCGTGTGTCACTAGG GCAGGGATATACTGGGTGACTCTTATCGATCAGTTCGTTGCCAGCTGGGTGCTGCTATTTCTGGTCCTCTTGGAGATCATAGGTGTCTCCTACATATACG GAGGAAACCGTTTTATTAAAGACATTGAGATGATGCTTGGAAACAAGTCTTCTATGTTCTGGTTGTGGTGgagagcttgttggttctttatcAGCCCTTGCATCATACTG GTGATCTTGGGATGGTCTATGGCAACCTTTGTCCCCCCCACCTATGAAAAGGTAGAATATCCAGATTGGGGCTTGGCTCTGGGCTGGTGTATGGTTACTTTTGTCCTAATCTGGATTCCTGTTATTGCTGTGTATCAGCTGATAAAAGTAAAGGGAAACCCCTGGAAG CGTCTGAAGTCACTCTGCTCTCCATCTGAAGACTGGCATCCTTACCTGGACCTCCATCGAGGGCAGCGCTACTCACAGGAACGCTGCCACCGTAAGAAGAACCATAAAAATCTCCTAGAGGTTGATATAAATGTGGTCTCTAGTTCATGGCTCTGA